A window of the Lolium perenne isolate Kyuss_39 chromosome 7, Kyuss_2.0, whole genome shotgun sequence genome harbors these coding sequences:
- the LOC127317997 gene encoding lecithin-cholesterol acyltransferase-like 1, whose product MAMNTVFLGLLQLLLLLLPPSLRDYLGAGPSDRGVDQQLQVYHPIILQGGFGCPNLEARLTDAYTPSLPRCGALKGKGWFPLWNGTGDLLNHHYMRCFEEQMSLVFDPVINSYQNQHGVETRVPYFGSAYGFSYKDETCPFCCNVRLRNELEALGYRDGDNLFGAPYDIRHAPPRPDKYSQVYSEYFAHVKDLVQNASEKNGNKPVIFIGHSFASRLILDFVNSTPLQWRKKFIKHLVLLSPTPHTGFMDVVANLVSGPRVFPFPNVPNLALRPMWWSFASSLLSLPSPMVFGHEPLIITKHRNYSAYDYPDFLAALGFSIKGVSPLTKLPPPTDMRVEAPMVPTTVLSGFGIETTKQMVFWDGNFDVSPELVYGDGDGVVNFISVLAFTKELERQQELENIFFKFVKIPNVAHGDITIQDHSLKIVLDEVLEANS is encoded by the exons CCTTGGGTTGCTacagctgctgctcctcctcctacCACCTTCCCTCCGTGATTACCTGGGTGCGGGGCCGAGTGACCGCGGAGTTGATCAGCAGCTCCAAGTCTACCACCCCATAATTTTGCAAGGTGGCTTCGGCTGCCCCAACCTGGAGGCGCGGCTCACCGACGCCTACACTCCGTCGCTACCGCGCTGCGGTGCGCTCAAGGGGAAAGGATGGTTCCCGCTATGGAATGGCACAGGGGACCTGCTCAACCACCACTACATGCGGTGCTTCGAGGAGCAGATGAGCCTTGTTTTTGACCCTGTCATCAACAGCTACCAGAACCAGCATGGCGTCGAGACAAGAGTGCCTTACTTCGGCTCCGCATATGGATTCTCGTACAAGGACGAGAC CTGCCCATTTTGTTGTAACGTAAGGCTCCGGAATGAACTGGAAGCACTTGGATATCGAGACGGAGATAACCTTTTCGGAGCTCCTTATGACATACGACATGCTCCACCACGGCCTGACAAATATTCACAGGTGTACTCTGAATATTTTGCTCATGTCAAGGATTTAGTGCAGAACGCAAGTGAAAAGAATGGGAACAAGCCGGTTATCTTCATCGGGCATAGCTTTGCTAGCAGGCTCATACTTGACTTTGTGAATTCGACTCCCCTTCAATGGAGGAAAAAATTCATCAAGCACCTGGTTCTACTCTCGCCAACACCACACACAGGCTTCATGGACGTAGTCGCGAACCTCGTTTCCGGACCGAGGGTATTTCCTTTCCCGAATGTTCCAAACCTTGCTTTGCGGCCAATGTGGTGGTCTTTCGCAAGTTCCCTCCTATCTCTACCATCCCCAATGGTGTTTGGCCACGAGCCACTCATAATCACCAAACATAGAAATTACTCGGCGTATGACTATCCAGATTTTCTTGCAGCACTGGGTTTCAGTATCAAAGGTGTGTCTCCCTTGACTAAATTGCCTCCTCCTACGGATATGAGAGTTGAGGCGCCAATGGTTCCGACAACAGTACTCAGCGGTTTTGGCATTGAAACAACGAAGCAAATGGTATTCTGGGACGGAAACTTTGATGTCTCCCCAGAACTTGtgtatggtgatggagatggggtCGTCAATTTTATTAGTGTGTTAGCATTCACTAAGGAACTGGAAAGGCAACAGGAGTTGGAGAACATATTCTTTAAATTCGTCAAGATTCCAAATGTTGCGCATGGTGACATTACTATTCAGGACCATTCGCTGAAGATCGTTCTCGATGAAGTTTTAGAAGCCAATTCTTGA